The Methanocellales archaeon genome contains a region encoding:
- a CDS encoding cation transporter, with amino-acid sequence MDSQYNKALHLEYFTVIYNIIEAIASITFGSLANSIALVGFGLDSIVESLSGFVLIWRLQKHNKLTPEEEEKIEKRATRFVGITFLVLAAYVLFESIKKIVTKEIPDPSLAGIIIALMSIVIMPILGLKKRKIGIQLNLKSLIADSKETFVCSTLSVALLLGLAGRYFFNFWYADPIVGLIIVFYLVREGKELLIEED; translated from the coding sequence ATGGATAGTCAGTATAATAAAGCGTTGCATTTGGAGTACTTTACAGTCATATACAACATTATAGAGGCGATCGCTTCAATTACTTTTGGAAGTCTTGCAAACAGTATTGCTTTAGTTGGTTTCGGATTGGACAGTATCGTTGAATCGCTTTCGGGTTTTGTCCTGATCTGGAGACTGCAAAAACATAATAAGCTTACGCCAGAAGAGGAGGAAAAAATTGAAAAAAGAGCAACAAGGTTTGTTGGTATAACTTTTTTGGTATTGGCTGCTTATGTTCTATTTGAGTCAATTAAAAAGATAGTAACAAAAGAAATTCCTGATCCTTCACTAGCAGGAATCATAATTGCACTTATGTCAATAGTTATAATGCCCATTCTCGGATTAAAGAAAAGGAAGATTGGCATACAGCTAAATTTGAAATCTTTGATTGCCGATTCAAAGGAGACTTTTGTTTGCTCTACATTATCTGTCGCATTACTTTTGGGTTTAGCAGGCAGATATTTCTTTAATTTTTGGTATGCTGACCCAATTGTGGGCTTGATAATCGTGTTTTACCTCGTAAGAGAAGGAAAAGAGTTACTAATTGAAGAAGACTGA
- a CDS encoding AMP phosphorylase, producing MENKAPYKVKRIDILKGAHEVLLNKEDAEELGLRTQDRVKVVHGKGESQSAVVNITDTLVSKGEAGAFIELWRDLKEGEKVHIVPTSRPASIDFVRKKIYGNAWSQEEINTIVEDIALGKLSDIELAAYTTAVQINGMSMDEITWLTTAMVRTGETLEWESSPILDVHSIGGVPGNKYAPITVSIVAANGLTIPKTSSRAISSAAGTADIMEVVCNVEHGGQSIKRIAQKVGGALVWGGGMNLAPVDDAIIRVEYPLSLDPHGQVLASVMAKKKAVGAEYCVIDIPMGEGAKITTSEEAKSLARDFIILGERIGVKTRCAITYGGQPVGRAVGPALEIREVLSVLEGAKEPNSLIEKALSLAGILLELGGMARPDRGLELAKKTLESGKALKKFKEIIEAQGGDPDIKAEDIMPGKYTYELPSPKDGYIEAINNRAIVKIARSAGSPKDKGAGIVLGFKKGEGAEKGEALLTIYAENKRKLDDAKTLASKLQPIRVEGMILGEVVG from the coding sequence ATGGAAAATAAAGCCCCTTACAAGGTGAAAAGGATAGACATTCTCAAGGGAGCGCATGAGGTGCTATTAAACAAAGAGGATGCAGAGGAGTTAGGATTGCGTACTCAAGATAGGGTAAAGGTAGTCCATGGTAAAGGGGAAAGCCAGTCAGCAGTGGTTAACATTACTGATACATTGGTTAGCAAAGGAGAGGCGGGAGCTTTTATCGAATTGTGGAGGGATTTGAAGGAGGGGGAAAAAGTTCATATCGTTCCCACATCTCGCCCGGCCTCCATAGACTTTGTCAGGAAAAAGATCTACGGCAATGCTTGGAGCCAAGAGGAGATCAATACAATCGTTGAGGATATTGCGTTGGGCAAACTTTCAGATATTGAGCTTGCCGCCTACACTACAGCAGTTCAGATAAATGGAATGAGCATGGATGAGATTACCTGGCTTACAACGGCCATGGTCAGAACAGGCGAAACACTGGAATGGGAAAGCTCTCCGATTCTCGATGTTCATAGCATAGGAGGCGTACCTGGAAACAAGTATGCGCCAATCACGGTTTCAATTGTCGCTGCTAATGGGCTCACAATCCCGAAAACATCATCGAGGGCAATAAGTTCTGCTGCCGGCACCGCTGACATTATGGAAGTGGTGTGTAATGTGGAGCATGGTGGGCAATCAATTAAAAGGATTGCACAAAAAGTTGGTGGAGCGTTGGTGTGGGGGGGTGGAATGAACCTTGCACCGGTAGATGATGCCATAATTAGGGTCGAATACCCACTATCCCTTGATCCCCATGGGCAGGTTTTAGCATCTGTTATGGCAAAGAAAAAGGCCGTTGGGGCAGAGTACTGTGTCATAGATATCCCCATGGGAGAGGGGGCAAAGATCACAACAAGCGAGGAGGCAAAGTCACTAGCTAGAGATTTCATAATACTCGGGGAACGTATAGGTGTGAAAACAAGGTGTGCTATCACCTATGGAGGGCAACCTGTCGGAAGGGCAGTCGGCCCAGCCTTGGAAATTCGGGAGGTTCTGTCAGTCCTTGAAGGAGCGAAAGAGCCGAACAGTCTCATTGAGAAGGCATTGAGTCTCGCAGGGATACTTCTTGAGCTTGGAGGAATGGCACGCCCAGATAGAGGACTAGAGCTTGCGAAGAAAACTTTGGAGTCAGGGAAGGCTTTGAAGAAGTTCAAGGAGATTATCGAGGCCCAGGGTGGAGATCCAGATATAAAGGCCGAGGATATCATGCCTGGAAAGTACACTTATGAATTGCCCTCGCCAAAGGATGGCTATATTGAGGCAATAAACAACAGAGCGATCGTCAAGATTGCAAGGTCAGCAGGCTCTCCAAAAGATAAAGGGGCAGGGATCGTGTTAGGATTCAAAAAGGGTGAAGGGGCCGAAAAAGGGGAGGCTTTACTCACAATCTACGCTGAGAACAAGAGAAAGCTCGATGATGCAAAGACACTCGCCAGCAAACTCCAGCCAATAAGAGTTGAAGGGATGATTTTAGGAGAGGTTGTTGGGTAA
- a CDS encoding ammonium transporter, which produces MLDSGDTAWILVSTALVVLMTPGVGLFYGGMVRKKNVVSMLSLSFAALALISIQWVLVGYSLSFGSDIAGVIGGLGFLGLMNVGMDCGNLTIPHLAFMAFQLAFAAVTLAILTSTMAERVRMSAFMIFGLLWTTLVYDPLAHWVWGGGWLAQIGALDFAGGTVVHISSGFSALALALVIGKRRGFGEGAMEPHSIPLTLLGAALLWFGWFGFNGGSALAANGLAANALVVTNTSAAAGALGGMAANWMQGKPSSLGMVSGAIAGLVAITPAAGFVTPMSAIAIGLVAGVICYKAMLFRIKIGLDESLDAWAIHGVGGLWGALATGIFATELICGCSGLLDGNIGQFTVQIIGAGAAIIYAFVLTFLLAKIVDITIGLRVTEEEEYVGLDLSQHGEGAYNS; this is translated from the coding sequence ATGCTGGACAGTGGAGATACGGCGTGGATACTCGTCTCGACAGCCTTAGTCGTTTTGATGACACCCGGTGTTGGGTTGTTCTATGGTGGGATGGTTCGCAAGAAAAATGTGGTGTCAATGCTTTCCCTTTCTTTTGCGGCTCTTGCGCTAATCAGTATTCAGTGGGTTCTCGTAGGCTACAGCCTATCCTTCGGCTCTGACATAGCAGGAGTTATAGGCGGCCTTGGATTTCTTGGATTGATGAATGTAGGCATGGACTGCGGAAATTTGACGATTCCACACTTAGCGTTCATGGCATTCCAACTCGCTTTTGCTGCAGTAACGCTGGCAATCCTAACCAGTACAATGGCTGAACGAGTGAGGATGAGTGCATTCATGATCTTTGGTTTACTCTGGACAACGCTCGTTTACGACCCGCTTGCTCATTGGGTCTGGGGGGGTGGATGGCTTGCTCAAATTGGTGCATTGGATTTTGCTGGAGGTACGGTCGTACACATAAGCTCGGGTTTCTCTGCTTTGGCCTTAGCACTTGTCATCGGCAAAAGACGCGGGTTTGGAGAGGGGGCAATGGAACCCCATAGCATACCCCTAACACTCCTAGGTGCAGCCTTGCTCTGGTTCGGTTGGTTCGGCTTTAACGGAGGTAGTGCCTTAGCTGCAAATGGACTCGCAGCCAATGCATTGGTAGTCACAAACACTTCTGCTGCTGCAGGAGCACTTGGCGGGATGGCTGCAAACTGGATGCAAGGAAAGCCAAGCTCATTGGGCATGGTGAGTGGCGCTATTGCTGGACTCGTTGCGATTACACCGGCAGCAGGATTTGTTACACCAATGTCCGCCATAGCGATCGGACTGGTCGCAGGGGTCATCTGCTACAAGGCAATGCTTTTCAGAATAAAGATAGGGCTTGATGAAAGCCTTGATGCATGGGCGATACATGGAGTTGGCGGGCTATGGGGTGCACTAGCTACGGGAATATTTGCAACTGAATTGATATGTGGATGTTCGGGTTTACTTGACGGGAATATAGGCCAATTCACTGTCCAGATAATTGGTGCTGGAGCGGCAATTATCTACGCTTTCGTTCTGACGTTTTTACTCGCTAAAATCGTAGACATAACGATTGGGTTACGGGTTACAGAAGAGGAAGAATACGTAGGTTTAGATCTCTCACAGCATGGAGAGGGGGCGTATAATAGTTAA
- a CDS encoding P-II family nitrogen regulator, translated as MKKIEAIVRPEKLKHVTKALEECGQVAMTITEVKGRGEQKGITLQFRGRSMEVDTLPKVKIETVVRDDLVEPLINVISSAAKTGKFGDGKIFVSSLEEVIRVRTGERGDGAL; from the coding sequence ATGAAGAAGATCGAAGCAATAGTCCGACCTGAAAAACTCAAACATGTTACAAAGGCTTTGGAAGAGTGCGGACAGGTGGCCATGACAATAACCGAGGTAAAGGGAAGAGGAGAGCAAAAAGGAATCACATTACAGTTCAGGGGAAGGAGCATGGAGGTCGATACGCTACCAAAAGTCAAAATTGAAACAGTGGTGAGGGACGATTTAGTTGAACCATTAATCAACGTGATATCGAGTGCAGCAAAAACAGGCAAATTCGGTGATGGCAAGATATTTGTGTCATCTCTGGAGGAGGTGATACGAGTGAGAACAGGTGAAAGAGGAGACGGGGCTTTGTGA
- the carB gene encoding carbamoyl-phosphate synthase large subunit, translated as MPKSESIKKVLLIGSGPIQIGQAAEFDFSGSQACRALREEGVRVVLVNSNPATIMTDFEMADVIYIEPLITDVVAKIIEKELPDGILAGFGGQTGLNITAELAEAGILSKYNVQVLGTPLEAIYNAEDRERFKQTMERIEEPVPRGFTVTSIEEAEAVATELGLPLIVRPSYTLGGTGGGIARTTEELREIVSYGLHVSRIRQVLLEESVLGWKEIEYEVMRDAKDTCITICNMENVDPTGIHTGESIVVTPSQTLTDEEHQMLRSAAIKIIRELKLEGGCNIQFALKEGSYRVIEVNPRVSRSSALASKATGYPIARVAAKIAIGLQLDEIRNDVTKETPASFEPAIDYVVIKIPRWPFDKFPSADRTLTTSMKSTGEVMAIGRTFEEALQKALRSLDIDKSFDNWSDDELKSLLKTPTDERIFAIYEALKRGFSLTEIADLSCIDPFFIRKIDKIVRFETKLQKDLEGNLREAKRLGFSDERIAQLTGKSREEIADLRKEKDIFPTYKIVDTCAAEFEAKTPYFYSTYEDECELKSSARKKVLIIGAGPIRIGQGIEFDYCTVHAVKALKEEGVEAHIINNNPETVSTDYDTSDKLFFEPLTLEDVMNVIEKEHYEGVMVQFGGQTSVNLAVPLKKELERTGSKTVILGTDPERIDAAEDRERFSKLLLQLNIPQAESGYATSLEKAKEVASRIGFPVLVRPSYVLGGRAMQIVYDIHDLIRYTQEAVRVSKEKPVLIDKFLEKAIEVDIDAVSDGEDTLVGAIMEHIEEAGVHSGDSSCVIPPQSLPKEVIERIKDYVRRVALSLKIKGLLNIQMAIKGDVIYILEANPRSSRTIPYVAKAKGIPLAKIAAKVMLGHRLRDLSFMEREVKHVAVKEVVLPFSKLKGVDTILGPEMKSTGEVMGINGRFDKAFYKAELAADNPLPIDSNSTVFISVCDEDKEKIVEVARTLQKVGISIVGTEGTVDYLRQRGIEARKLKKIQEGSPNVLEMMHAQAVNLVINTLTGKQSSKDSYQIRRGCIDLGVPYLTTVQAAKAAASAIAKMNESQGEIEVKSINEYFAG; from the coding sequence ATGCCTAAATCAGAGAGTATCAAGAAAGTGCTGCTAATCGGATCAGGCCCAATCCAAATAGGCCAAGCTGCCGAATTTGATTTCTCTGGCTCTCAAGCCTGCAGAGCGTTAAGAGAGGAAGGCGTTCGAGTAGTCCTAGTCAATTCTAATCCTGCAACCATCATGACTGATTTCGAGATGGCTGATGTGATATACATCGAGCCATTGATAACCGATGTCGTGGCGAAGATTATCGAAAAAGAGCTGCCCGATGGCATTTTAGCGGGTTTCGGTGGTCAAACAGGGTTAAACATAACAGCAGAGCTGGCAGAAGCAGGCATTCTATCCAAATATAACGTACAAGTGCTGGGCACACCCTTGGAAGCAATTTACAATGCAGAAGACCGCGAGCGATTCAAGCAAACAATGGAACGCATAGAAGAGCCTGTTCCGCGCGGATTCACCGTTACCTCTATCGAGGAGGCTGAAGCCGTAGCCACCGAACTCGGGTTACCACTCATTGTCAGGCCATCGTACACCCTTGGGGGCACTGGAGGCGGTATAGCAAGGACGACAGAGGAGTTAAGAGAGATCGTTTCCTACGGGCTCCATGTATCGAGGATTCGTCAGGTTCTACTCGAAGAGAGCGTGCTGGGCTGGAAGGAGATCGAATACGAAGTGATGCGCGATGCGAAGGATACCTGCATTACGATTTGTAATATGGAGAACGTGGATCCAACCGGCATACATACCGGGGAGTCAATCGTTGTCACACCATCCCAGACATTGACCGATGAGGAGCACCAAATGTTGCGATCCGCTGCCATAAAGATCATACGCGAGTTAAAACTCGAAGGCGGCTGCAACATACAATTCGCATTGAAAGAGGGCTCTTACAGAGTGATAGAGGTCAATCCCCGTGTTTCGAGGTCCTCTGCACTCGCATCAAAGGCAACGGGATATCCCATCGCCAGAGTGGCAGCAAAGATAGCAATCGGACTACAGCTCGATGAGATAAGAAATGATGTAACGAAGGAGACGCCTGCTTCCTTCGAGCCAGCCATAGACTACGTAGTGATCAAGATACCTCGATGGCCATTTGATAAGTTCCCCAGCGCTGATAGAACCCTGACAACCTCAATGAAGAGCACCGGTGAGGTGATGGCGATCGGACGGACATTTGAAGAGGCATTGCAAAAAGCGCTACGGTCACTGGACATTGACAAAAGCTTCGACAACTGGTCCGATGACGAGTTGAAGTCCCTCCTAAAAACGCCAACTGATGAGCGCATATTTGCCATCTATGAAGCATTGAAGAGGGGGTTCAGCTTAACTGAAATAGCGGATCTAAGCTGTATCGACCCTTTCTTCATTAGGAAGATCGATAAAATAGTGCGCTTTGAGACGAAGTTACAAAAAGACCTCGAGGGCAATTTGCGAGAGGCAAAAAGATTGGGCTTCTCTGATGAACGGATTGCACAGCTAACAGGCAAAAGCAGAGAAGAGATAGCCGATCTCAGAAAAGAGAAGGATATCTTCCCTACGTACAAAATAGTTGATACATGTGCGGCAGAATTCGAAGCAAAGACGCCTTACTTCTATTCGACCTACGAGGATGAGTGTGAATTAAAGTCGTCTGCCAGAAAAAAGGTGCTAATAATCGGAGCTGGACCTATCAGGATAGGGCAGGGGATTGAGTTTGATTACTGTACTGTGCATGCCGTAAAAGCGTTGAAAGAGGAGGGGGTTGAGGCTCACATTATCAACAACAATCCAGAAACGGTATCCACCGACTATGACACCTCAGACAAGCTCTTCTTTGAGCCCTTGACACTCGAAGACGTGATGAACGTGATCGAGAAAGAGCACTATGAGGGCGTGATGGTGCAATTCGGTGGGCAAACATCGGTTAACTTGGCAGTTCCACTAAAGAAGGAACTGGAACGTACAGGATCAAAAACGGTCATCTTGGGAACTGATCCGGAACGTATCGATGCAGCCGAAGATCGGGAACGATTCAGTAAATTACTCCTGCAGTTGAACATCCCACAAGCAGAAAGTGGCTATGCAACCTCCCTAGAGAAAGCGAAGGAGGTCGCATCGCGCATAGGCTTCCCTGTGCTCGTTCGCCCCTCATACGTGTTAGGTGGCAGAGCGATGCAGATCGTGTACGACATTCACGATTTGATAAGATACACGCAAGAAGCGGTTCGTGTATCTAAGGAGAAACCAGTACTCATCGACAAATTCTTGGAAAAAGCTATCGAAGTCGACATCGATGCGGTCTCTGATGGCGAGGATACCCTGGTCGGTGCTATTATGGAGCATATTGAGGAGGCGGGGGTTCATTCCGGCGATTCCAGCTGTGTCATTCCACCCCAATCCCTACCCAAGGAGGTGATTGAGAGAATAAAGGACTATGTAAGGAGAGTAGCCCTCTCTCTGAAAATAAAAGGGTTATTGAACATCCAGATGGCGATTAAAGGGGATGTGATTTATATCTTAGAAGCGAATCCGCGATCCAGCAGGACGATACCCTATGTCGCTAAAGCAAAGGGGATACCTCTCGCAAAGATCGCCGCTAAGGTGATGTTGGGGCATCGGTTAAGAGATTTGAGTTTCATGGAAAGAGAAGTGAAACATGTAGCAGTAAAGGAAGTTGTTTTGCCCTTCTCCAAGCTAAAGGGAGTTGACACCATCCTCGGACCAGAGATGAAGAGCACAGGGGAGGTGATGGGCATCAACGGGAGATTTGATAAGGCCTTTTACAAAGCTGAGCTAGCAGCTGATAACCCACTGCCAATAGATAGCAACAGCACGGTGTTCATTTCGGTGTGTGATGAGGATAAAGAGAAGATTGTGGAAGTGGCGCGAACATTGCAGAAAGTTGGGATCTCCATCGTTGGCACCGAGGGCACGGTGGATTATCTCAGGCAGAGGGGGATTGAGGCGAGAAAATTGAAGAAGATTCAGGAAGGCTCGCCGAACGTCCTAGAGATGATGCATGCGCAAGCAGTGAACCTAGTGATAAATACACTGACGGGTAAACAATCTTCCAAGGACAGCTATCAAATACGAAGGGGTTGTATCGACCTTGGTGTTCCGTATCTAACAACGGTTCAGGCTGCGAAAGCTGCTGCATCGGCAATTGCAAAAATGAACGAGAGCCAAGGGGAGATTGAAGTAAAATCCATAAACGAGTATTTTGCAGGTTGA
- a CDS encoding RuBisCO large subunit C-terminal-like domain-containing protein: protein MEFVECTYYVESSLPIEKAARAIAAEQSTGTWTDISTKEKEVDERLGARVLEIDGSKVKIEFPIDLFEVYNIPQFLATVAGNLFGLGALKNVRLLDIKLPKSFVREFKGPRFGIEGVRKKVGTVSEGRAHVGTIIKPKVGLSPKETAEVAYNAGIGGCDLIKDDETLTDQAFCPMVERLENVMERLDKIKEESDRTVLYAVNITVGAEEILERADLAMEHGANMLMIDVLTAGFSALKTLREDKSVNLPIHVHRTMHGAITRNKKHGIAMLPLAVLVRLCGGDQLHTGTATGKMERDIEGVKEINDFLKSDWHGFKNVFPVASGGLHPGLVPYEINAFGNDVVLQAGGGIHGHPDGTIAGAKAMRQAVDAARKNIPLEKYALEHPELMRALEKWGRTIEWSELYGK from the coding sequence ATGGAGTTTGTAGAATGCACCTATTATGTCGAGAGCTCTCTGCCAATAGAGAAAGCTGCAAGGGCTATTGCAGCAGAGCAGTCAACTGGCACATGGACAGACATCTCAACCAAGGAAAAAGAGGTAGATGAACGATTAGGTGCGAGGGTCCTTGAGATTGACGGCTCGAAGGTGAAGATCGAATTTCCAATTGATTTGTTCGAGGTCTATAACATACCCCAGTTCCTTGCCACCGTTGCTGGCAACCTCTTTGGTTTGGGGGCACTCAAAAATGTCAGACTCCTCGACATCAAGCTTCCAAAAAGCTTTGTAAGGGAATTTAAAGGCCCCCGCTTTGGTATAGAGGGGGTACGGAAAAAGGTTGGAACGGTGAGTGAGGGGAGAGCGCACGTAGGAACCATCATCAAGCCCAAGGTAGGTCTCAGCCCTAAAGAAACTGCAGAAGTCGCTTATAATGCCGGCATAGGGGGATGTGACCTAATAAAGGATGATGAGACCCTGACCGATCAGGCATTCTGCCCCATGGTGGAAAGATTGGAGAATGTCATGGAAAGGCTCGACAAGATAAAGGAGGAAAGTGATAGGACGGTTCTTTACGCAGTGAACATTACCGTTGGAGCAGAAGAGATACTTGAGCGTGCAGACCTAGCAATGGAACACGGAGCGAACATGCTTATGATTGATGTTCTGACCGCTGGTTTCTCTGCACTCAAGACCTTGAGAGAGGATAAGTCTGTAAACCTCCCGATACATGTGCACAGAACGATGCATGGTGCAATTACGAGGAATAAAAAACACGGCATAGCGATGCTCCCCTTGGCGGTTCTTGTTAGGCTGTGCGGTGGGGACCAGCTGCATACAGGAACAGCCACAGGCAAAATGGAGAGGGACATTGAAGGCGTAAAGGAGATCAATGACTTCCTAAAGAGCGACTGGCATGGTTTCAAGAATGTCTTTCCCGTTGCATCGGGTGGCCTTCACCCAGGCTTAGTGCCCTATGAGATTAACGCTTTTGGAAACGATGTAGTTTTACAGGCTGGTGGAGGCATCCATGGTCATCCAGATGGGACGATCGCAGGTGCTAAGGCAATGCGCCAAGCGGTTGATGCAGCAAGGAAAAATATTCCATTGGAGAAGTATGCATTAGAGCATCCAGAGCTTATGAGGGCACTTGAGAAGTGGGGAAGAACAATTGAGTGGAGTGAGCTTTATGGAAAATAA
- a CDS encoding ribose 1,5-bisphosphate isomerase, with protein MKKIVLPDEFNENAKKIHTMRIRGAGKIARFAAETIKELAESYDEDDLEELKKLLTEGARALLNTRPTAISLRNALRLTLQGSSGKTVNEFKESVKSEADKFIKNSLKAVETIGIYGSKRIEDSDTLLTHCNSSASLAAILQAHKDGKKIRTFATETRPWNQGYLTAKELAKNGVDVTLIVDSAVRYIIEDEDIKSVFVGADTVCSNGAVINKIGTSQIALAAHEARIPFYVCAEIYKFSPESLRGELVQIEERDVSEIVNPKKFSKVKFRNPVFDATPAEYIDAIITEKGVIAPHAAYDLIEKEFREMSEWSL; from the coding sequence ATGAAGAAAATAGTCCTTCCGGATGAGTTTAACGAGAACGCAAAGAAAATTCACACAATGCGCATTAGAGGGGCGGGAAAGATCGCGAGGTTTGCTGCCGAAACAATAAAAGAGCTTGCTGAAAGTTACGATGAAGATGATTTAGAAGAGCTCAAAAAACTATTAACAGAAGGGGCAAGAGCACTGCTGAATACGAGACCAACCGCGATATCGCTGAGAAATGCCCTACGCTTGACCCTCCAAGGATCGAGCGGGAAGACTGTGAACGAATTTAAAGAAAGCGTAAAGAGTGAAGCGGATAAGTTCATTAAAAATTCATTGAAGGCCGTTGAGACAATCGGAATTTATGGCTCGAAAAGGATTGAAGATTCTGATACCCTACTGACACACTGTAATAGTTCCGCCTCTCTTGCGGCGATCCTACAAGCACACAAAGATGGAAAAAAGATCAGGACATTCGCCACAGAGACTAGACCCTGGAATCAAGGCTATTTGACGGCAAAGGAGCTAGCAAAGAATGGTGTTGATGTCACCCTGATCGTAGACTCTGCCGTGAGGTATATCATCGAAGATGAAGATATAAAGTCTGTGTTCGTAGGTGCAGACACCGTCTGCTCTAATGGCGCGGTGATTAACAAGATCGGAACATCGCAGATCGCACTGGCTGCTCATGAGGCAAGGATTCCGTTCTACGTCTGTGCAGAGATATACAAATTCTCCCCTGAGAGTTTGAGAGGTGAACTCGTTCAAATTGAGGAAAGAGATGTGAGTGAGATTGTAAACCCAAAAAAATTTTCCAAGGTGAAGTTCCGCAACCCTGTATTTGACGCCACACCAGCAGAGTACATAGATGCCATAATCACCGAGAAGGGGGTAATTGCACCTCATGCCGCTTATGATTTAATTGAGAAAGAATTTAGGGAGATGAGCGAATGGAGTTTGTAG